DNA from Bacteroides zoogleoformans:
TGGTGACGAGCCGCAGCGTGGAGGAGGGGCAGACCGTGGCTTCGGGCTTCTCCACCCCGACACTCTTCACCATTGCCGCCGACCTGACGCAGATGCAGGTAGTGACCGATGTGGACGAGGCCGACATTGCCGGCATAGAGGAGGGGCAGCGCGCCACGTTCACCGTAGACGCTTACCCGAACGACACGTTCGAGGGCGTGGTGACGCAAATCCGTTTGGGGCAGGCCGGCTCAAGCAGTTCAAGCAGTAGCACCACTTCGTCTGCCACGGTAGTGACGTACGAGGTAGTGATTTCCGCCCATAACCCCGACCTGAAGCTGAAGCCTCGACTGACGGCCAACGTCACCATCTACACCTTGGACCGCAAAGACGTGCTCAGCGTCCCCGCCCGTGCGTTGCGCTTCACACCCGAGGAGGCGCTTATCGGCCGAAAGGACATCGTGAAGGATTGCAACTCCAAGCATAAGCTCTGGACGCGCGAGGGCAATGCCTTCGTCGCCCATCCCGTAGAGATAGGCATATCGAACGGCATCAGCACGGAGATTGTCAGCGGCATCGGCGAAGGAACGGTCGTCATCACCGAAGCCACCATCGGCAGGACGGCGGGAGGGGATGACACGCCGGACAGTTCGCGGCAGGCAAAGAAAGAACAAAGCCCGTTCATGCCGGGAAGAAGGTAAAAGCCTCTCCCCCGGCCCCTCCCCCATAGGGAGGGGAGATAAGGGGGAGAGGAAAAGAGGATGTATCAGGAAGAAAGGTGGGGACGTCACCGCAGTGAGGCAGGTAACGTCTCTATAGAGAGAGTGATAATATCTCTATAGAGAGACAGGCAATGCCTCTATAGAGAGACAGGCAATGCCTCTATAGAGAGACAGGCAACGCCACTATAGAGATGTAGGCAATGGCATCATAGTGATGTAGGCAATGACATCATAGCGAGGTAGGCAATGACACTATAGCGAGGTAAGTAATGACACTATAGTGAGATGGACAATGACACCGCAGTGAGACAATCAGCGTCACCGCAGTGAGACTGACAATGACACCGCAGTGAGACAAGCAACGTCACCGCAGTGAGACAATCAGCGTCACCGCAGTGAGACAAGCAACGTCACCGCAGTGAAACAGGCACCCCTCTTCTGACATCTTATTCAACCGGATTAAAGTATAAACGCTAATTACAAAGTATAAAACGAAACGCCCGTCTATCTCCCCCCTCCTTATGGGGGAGGGGGCGGGAGGAGAGGCTTCCTTATGAAAACAGTCATTCAACTTCAGAACATCAAACGAGACTTCCGGGTAGGAGACGAAACGGTGCACGCCTTGCGCGGCATCTCGTTCTCCATCGCCGAAGGAGAGTTCGTCACCATCATGGGTACGTCCGGCTCGGGCAAGTCCACCCTGCTGAATACGCTGGGTTGCCTGGACACGCCCACCGACGGAGAATACCTGTTGGACGGCATATCCGTCCGCAGCATGTCGAAACCGCAGCGGGCCGTACTGCGCAACCGCAAGATAGGCTTCGTGTTCCAGAGCTACAACCTGCTGCCCAAGACCACAGCCGTGGAAAACGTGGAACTCCCGCTGATGTACAACGCTTCCGTCTCGGCCACCGAAAGGCGGAGACGCGCCGTCGAAGCGCTGCAGGCCGTGGGACTGGGCGACCGGCTGGAACATAAGTCCAACCAGATGTCCGGCGGACAGATGCAGCGGGTAGCCATCGCCCGCGCCTTGGTGAACAATCCGGCCGTGATACTGGCGGACGAGGCCACGGGCAACTTGGACACACGCACCTCGTTCGAGATACTGGTGCTCTTCCAGAGGCTGCACGCCGAAGGGCGCACCCTCATCTTCGTGACGCACAACCCGGAAATTGCCCAATACAGCAGCCGCAACATCGTGCTGCGCGACGGGCAGGTGAAAGAAGATACCTTCAATACCCACATGCTCGATGCGGCCCAAGCACTGGCCGCATTGCCCAAACAAGAGGAGGAAGAGAAATGAACGGAACAAACCTTTTCAAAATAGCATTGCGTGCACTGAATAACAACAAACTGCGCGCTTTCCTCACCATGCTGGGCATCATCATCGGCGTGGCATCGGTCATCACCATGCTCGCCATCGGACAAGGGTCGAAGAAAAGCATCCAGGCCCAAATAGCCGAGATGGGCTCCAACATGATCATGATTCACCCGGGAGCCGACATGCGCGGAGGCATACGCCAAGACCCCGCCGCCATGCAGACGCTGAAGATGGCCGACTACGAGGCGTTGCGCGACGAGACGGGATTCCTGTCCGCCGTCAGTCCCAGCGTATCGTCATCGGGACAGCTCATTGCGGGCAACAACAACTATCCCTCGTCCGTGAGCGGTGTGGGGACCGACTATCTCAAGATTCGTCAGCTTTCAATAAAGAGCGGCGAAATGTTCGGCGAGAACGACGTGCAAACCTCCGCGAAAGTTTGCGTCATCGGCAAGACAATCGCCGACAACCTCTTCCCCGGCGAAGACCCGATAGGGAGAATCATCCGGTTCAACCAAGTGCCCTTCCGCGTGACAGGGGTGCTGAAGTCCAAAGGCTACAACTCCATGGGGATGGATCAGGACGACGTGGTGCTGGCTCCTTACACCACCGTGATGAAGCGCCTGCTGGCACAAACCTACCTCGGCGGCATCTTCGCCTCCGCCCTCAGCGAAGACCTGACGGAGCGCACCACCGAGGGAATCACCGGGATACTGCGCAGGAACCACAAGCTGCGCGACGCCGATGCCGACGACTTCACCATCCGCAGCCAGCAGGAACTCAGCACGATGCTCAACTCCACTACCGACCTGATGACCACACTGCTTGCCTGCATCGCCGGCATATCGCTGGTGGTGGGCGGCATCGGCATCATGAACATCATGTATGTGTCCGTCACCGAGCGTACCCGTGAAATCGGCCTGCGCATGAGCGTCGGCGCCCGCGGCATCGACATCCTGAGCCAGTTCCTCATCGAGGCCATCCTCATCAGCATCACCGGCGGCATCATCGGCGTGGTCGTGGGCTGCGGCGCAAGCTGGGTGGTGAAGAGTGCGGCTCACTGGCCCATCTTCATCCAGCCGTGGAGTGTCCTTCTCTCCTTTGCCGTCTGCACCGTCACCGGCGTCTTCTTCGGCTGGTATCCCGCCAAGAAAGCGGCCAACTTAGACCCGATAGAGGCCATACGATACGAATAAAAACTTTATCTTTGCATCCTCATGAAACAGTCATTCAACTCCCGCCCCCGCATTGTCCAGACCCTGATACACATCACAGGCTGGGCCATCGTGTTCGGTTTCCCCTTCCTGATGATGACGCGCAGCGGCTTCACCATCACGTGGGCGGACTACCTGCGCCACGGCAGCATAGTGCCCCTGTCGTTCCTCATCATCTTCTATGCCAACTACTGCTACCTCATTCCCCGCCACCTCTTCGCCGGAAACGCCAAGACGTACATCCTGCTCAACCTGCTGCTGATAGCCTGCATGACCGCGGGCGTACATCTTTGGCAGGAATACGCCTTCCGTGCGTATGTCGCACACGACGGCGGACGACGCATGGGGCCTCCCAAATGGATATTCCTCCTGCGCGACGCCTTCTCCATGATACTGACCGCCGGACTGAGCGCCGCCATCAAGATGAGCAGCCGCTGGAAACAAATGGACGCCGCGCGCCGCGAAGCCGAGAAAAGCCGTGCCGAAGCCGAACTGAAGAACCTGCGCAACCAGCTAAACCCCCACTTCCTGCTCAATACGCTGAACAACATCTATGCCCTCATCGCCTTCGACGCTGACAAGGCGCAAGCCGCCGTACAGGAACTGAGCCGCCTGCTCCGCCACGTGCTCTACGACAATCAGCAGAACTTCGTCCCCCTGGGCCGGGAGATGGACTTCATCCGCAGCTACATCGAGCTGATGCGCATCCGCCTCTCCTCCAACGTCAGCGTCGAGACCCGGATAGACATCCGCCCCGACAGCCCCACACAGATAGCCCCGCTCATCTTCATCTCCCTCATCGAGAATGCCTTCAAGCACGGCATCTCGCCCACCGAACCCGGCTTCATTCGCATTCATTTCAGTGAAACTCCCGAAGAGATACGCTGCGAAATCGCCAACAGCCACCACCCCAAGACTCAGGACGACAAAAGCGGAAGCGGCATCGGGCTGGAGCAAGTAAGGAAACGGCTGCAACTGACCTACCCCAACCGGTATGCCTGGCAGCGCGGAGTGAGCAAAGACGGGAAAGAATATGCGTCTGTCTTAGTGATAAAACTTGAAACAAATATAGCCACATGAAACTGAATTGCGCCATAGTGGACGACGAACCGCTGGCATTGAGCCTCCTGGAAAGCTACGTCGACAAGACCCCCTTCCTCCGGCTCGCGGGGAAATACTCCAGTGCCGTGCAAGCCATGAATGAACTGCCGGGCAGGCACGTTGACCTGCTCTTCCTCGACATTCAGATGCCCGAACTGAACGGGCTGGAATACTCCAAAATGATAGACCCCGCCACCCGCATCGTCTTCACCACCGCTTTCGGACAGTATGCCATAGACGGCTATAAGGTGAATGCCCTGGATTACTTGCTGAAGCCCATTTCGTATGTGGACTTCCTGCAGGCGGCCAACAAAGCGCTGCAATGGTTCGAGCTGCTGCAACAGCCCAAGGAAGATATTCAAAGCATCTTCGTGAAGAGCGACTACAAGCTGGTACAAATCGAATTAAGCAAAATATTGTACGTCGAAGGACTGAAAGATTACATCAAAATCTACGAAGAAGACGTCCCCAAGCCCATCCTCTCCCTGATGAGTCTGAAAGCAATGGAAGAGCTTCTGCCCGCTTCGCGCTTCATACGCGTCCACCGTTCATACATCGTGCAGAAAGACAAGATACGCGTCATCGACCGCGGACGTATCGTCTTCGGCAAGAACTATATCCCGATAGGCGACAGCTACAAGCAAAACTTCCAAGACTTCTTGAATCAAAGGAGTTAGCGGGCCCCTGTTCATCAATCAAACAGAAGAAATTGTCGTTTTATTGCAAAACCCTTTTGCTTTTAAGATAAAGTTTCCATATCTTTGCATCGAAAGGAGTTGTGAAACTCCCCAATAGAATAGTTTAGTTAAGTCTATTTTAGTTTTTGTGTGAAGCACTTCCCCCGTGAGCGAACGTCGGAAGTGCTTTTATTGCAGATGCAGGTACGGCTCATCCGGAATATGTTTTCCCGAATGAGCCGTTCACAGAAATTCCAAACAACCGCCTTCTAACCGTCTCTCCTACTGCCCTGCCGCCTGCGCGTCCAAAAACAGTTCTACATCTCCGGCATGATGAGCCACATAGGCTGCCGGTCCTGTATCGCCCGATTCGAGAATGTCGCGCACAACATCCGCTTTACTTTTGCCGGTGATAAGAAAGATCAGCTTTCGGGCAGTGAACAGCGGACTACCGGTCATGGCCACCCGCTTCTGCCCGTTATAAGGATTTACACTCGCTTCATAAGGGTGCGAAGACGAGAGTAGATGTTCCTGCCCCGGAAAGATGGAGGAAGTGTGTCCGTCATCTCCCGCCCCCAACAGCACGACATCGAAAACGGGCAACCCATCCCGCAACGGAACCGTGGCACACACCCGGGCCGAATAATTCACGGCTTCATGCTCCGGGTCATTTGTCCCGCAAATGGGATAGACATGTTCGCGGGGCATCCCCACAACATCGAGCAGCAGACGACGCATCGTGCCGTAATTGCTTTCGCAGTCTTCGGCCGGCACGCACCGTTCGTCCACCCAATAGATGCGCATGCGTGTCCAAGGAGTGACCTCCC
Protein-coding regions in this window:
- a CDS encoding efflux RND transporter periplasmic adaptor subunit, whose product is MNKKKVILTGMAVALAAGAGIGLFGGAKGEQKVVYETTTVTKGEISESITATGTIEPVTEVTVGTQVSGIIDKIYVDYNSTVTKGQLIAEMDRVTLQSELASQRAAYNGAKAEYEYQKKNYERNKSLHEKQLISNADYEQSVYNYEKAKSGFESSQASLAKAERNLSYATITSPIDGVVTSRSVEEGQTVASGFSTPTLFTIAADLTQMQVVTDVDEADIAGIEEGQRATFTVDAYPNDTFEGVVTQIRLGQAGSSSSSSSTTSSATVVTYEVVISAHNPDLKLKPRLTANVTIYTLDRKDVLSVPARALRFTPEEALIGRKDIVKDCNSKHKLWTREGNAFVAHPVEIGISNGISTEIVSGIGEGTVVITEATIGRTAGGDDTPDSSRQAKKEQSPFMPGRR
- a CDS encoding ABC transporter ATP-binding protein, which codes for MKTVIQLQNIKRDFRVGDETVHALRGISFSIAEGEFVTIMGTSGSGKSTLLNTLGCLDTPTDGEYLLDGISVRSMSKPQRAVLRNRKIGFVFQSYNLLPKTTAVENVELPLMYNASVSATERRRRAVEALQAVGLGDRLEHKSNQMSGGQMQRVAIARALVNNPAVILADEATGNLDTRTSFEILVLFQRLHAEGRTLIFVTHNPEIAQYSSRNIVLRDGQVKEDTFNTHMLDAAQALAALPKQEEEEK
- a CDS encoding ABC transporter permease, whose translation is MNGTNLFKIALRALNNNKLRAFLTMLGIIIGVASVITMLAIGQGSKKSIQAQIAEMGSNMIMIHPGADMRGGIRQDPAAMQTLKMADYEALRDETGFLSAVSPSVSSSGQLIAGNNNYPSSVSGVGTDYLKIRQLSIKSGEMFGENDVQTSAKVCVIGKTIADNLFPGEDPIGRIIRFNQVPFRVTGVLKSKGYNSMGMDQDDVVLAPYTTVMKRLLAQTYLGGIFASALSEDLTERTTEGITGILRRNHKLRDADADDFTIRSQQELSTMLNSTTDLMTTLLACIAGISLVVGGIGIMNIMYVSVTERTREIGLRMSVGARGIDILSQFLIEAILISITGGIIGVVVGCGASWVVKSAAHWPIFIQPWSVLLSFAVCTVTGVFFGWYPAKKAANLDPIEAIRYE
- a CDS encoding sensor histidine kinase; translation: MKQSFNSRPRIVQTLIHITGWAIVFGFPFLMMTRSGFTITWADYLRHGSIVPLSFLIIFYANYCYLIPRHLFAGNAKTYILLNLLLIACMTAGVHLWQEYAFRAYVAHDGGRRMGPPKWIFLLRDAFSMILTAGLSAAIKMSSRWKQMDAARREAEKSRAEAELKNLRNQLNPHFLLNTLNNIYALIAFDADKAQAAVQELSRLLRHVLYDNQQNFVPLGREMDFIRSYIELMRIRLSSNVSVETRIDIRPDSPTQIAPLIFISLIENAFKHGISPTEPGFIRIHFSETPEEIRCEIANSHHPKTQDDKSGSGIGLEQVRKRLQLTYPNRYAWQRGVSKDGKEYASVLVIKLETNIAT
- a CDS encoding LytR/AlgR family response regulator transcription factor encodes the protein MKLNCAIVDDEPLALSLLESYVDKTPFLRLAGKYSSAVQAMNELPGRHVDLLFLDIQMPELNGLEYSKMIDPATRIVFTTAFGQYAIDGYKVNALDYLLKPISYVDFLQAANKALQWFELLQQPKEDIQSIFVKSDYKLVQIELSKILYVEGLKDYIKIYEEDVPKPILSLMSLKAMEELLPASRFIRVHRSYIVQKDKIRVIDRGRIVFGKNYIPIGDSYKQNFQDFLNQRS
- the pgl gene encoding 6-phosphogluconolactonase — protein: MKSYIYPTTMETAHALIRQLIKMMNNEPERTFYLAFSGGSTPSLMFDIWANEYREVTPWTRMRIYWVDERCVPAEDCESNYGTMRRLLLDVVGMPREHVYPICGTNDPEHEAVNYSARVCATVPLRDGLPVFDVVLLGAGDDGHTSSIFPGQEHLLSSSHPYEASVNPYNGQKRVAMTGSPLFTARKLIFLITGKSKADVVRDILESGDTGPAAYVAHHAGDVELFLDAQAAGQ